GAGACACGGCAGGACTCCAGCCCCGCACCCGAAGATGAGCCTAGGTGATCAGGCTCGGCTCCTTAGGCTCCCAATTTTATCCCGCAGGGGAGCAGGGTCGGTAGGTCCTTGGAAGGGATATATGCAGGGCGGTCAGGCCGTCTATCTCGCCGCTCGCCACTCAGACTTGCTCTCACGAAAGCCGAAGGGTCTCTTTTAGGGGCTGAAAGGCCCCAAGTGTGTTTGTGGCATGCGTGGTTGAGCCTTCAGGGGCTACCTTGAGGTCACAGGGCGCACTCTCGGACATCCTGAACTTCCTGCGGATGGCGAGCGCCTCGGAGCAGTTGAGTCAGGGGGTTCTCGTGGGCACTCTTGCGAGGATGACGTTGGATGACGGGACCTCAATCTTGTTCGAAGCCCCTGATACGGCTGAGGGGCCGGTGAAAGCCGGACGCACGGGGGATGTCATTCGCGAGATTCCTCTCAAGGTGCAGGAATCCCTGCGGCCGGTCGCAGAGCTTGCGCGGGCCGCACTGGACCAGTTGCGGCAAGCCGGGCCGGACGAGGTGACGATCGAGTTCGGAGTGGACATGGCCGCCGAGGCCGGTGCGGTGATCGCTAAGACGGCGACCGGGTGCCATCTGAACGTGACCGTCACCTGGCACCGTGTCGACGCTGCTGGCACCTCCTGAGAAGTGAGCCTGTCGTGGACACGGTGGGGCAGCGCGCCGTTGGCGGGGACAGTAGCCGGCTGCTGATGGCGGTGGTTCAGATATGCTCCGCCACCGGTGGAGTCGAGGGCGTGGGCTTCCTGGCGGCGCCTGGGGTGGTGGTGACCTGCGCACACGTGGCCGAATCGGCCGGTGTCGGCCCCGGTGGCTTGGTGCGGGTGGTGTTCGATCACCTGCCGGGGGCACCGGGCTCGATGGCCGAGGTAGTTGCCGAAGCGTGGCGGCCCCGGGACGCGGAGGATGTTGCGTTCCTTCGAGTGCAGGATCCGCCTGCGTACATTGCACCGCTGGCCCTGGGGCCGGCGGCCGGCAACCGGGGGCACAGGGTGCGCTCCTTCGGCCACACCTCCGGGGGTCGGGAGGGCGGGCACTTCGGCTACGGGGTCGCCGGTGACCTGGTACCCGACAACCGCCAAGAAGGCCCGGCGCTGCAGCTGACCGAGGCCAACGATCTCACCCAGGGCTTCAGCGGCGGTCCGGTCGTGGACGAGACCACCGGGCTGGTGATCGGCATGGTCAACTCCGTCACCCGTACCGACGCTGTCGGCCGACTGGACGGCGTCGTCTTCGCTACTCCCACGCAGGTCCTGCGGGCCTTCTGGCCGGACCTGGAGATCAGCGATGTGTGCCCCTTCCGGGGCCTGGAGCCCTTCGCGATGGAACACGCCGCCTGGTTCCACGGCCGCACAGCGGCGCAGGACGCAGTCATCAACGCCCTAACCGGGCGACGAGACGCGCTGATGCTGCTGGGCCCCTCGGGATCAGGCAAGACCTCCCTGGTCCAGGCCGGCGTACTACCCGCTCTCGCCCGGGGCGCGGTGCCCGGCAGCGACCGCTGGCTCCCGCTCTACCTGCCCCGCCCCGGCCCCGACCTGCTGGCCGCCCTCGGCCAGCACGGCCTGCCCGGCGCCAGCACCTACGGAATCGCCACCGCAGCCCTTGAGGTCCTCGCCAAGCAGCCCCACTACGGGCGCGTCCTGCTGGTCATCGACCAGTTCGAAGAACTCTTCACCCACCCCGCCCCCAGCTCCTCCCAGAACCCGTACCGAACACCAGCGCACGTCCAAGCCGCAGCCGAGCAGCTGCTCCAGACCCTCGCCTCCCACGCCCCGGTCACGCTCGTCCTGGTCATGCGCAACGACTTCTATCCCCAGCTGACCGACCAGACCCCCGCGCTGAAACAAGCCCTGCAGCCGCTCCTCGACATCCCCGCCCTCCTGACCCGCACCGACCTCCACACCATCGTCACCGGCCCCCTCGAACACCCCACCGCCAGCTTCGAGACCGGCCTGCCCGCCCGCATCATCAACGACATCCTCACCACCCACGACACGAGCACCACAGGCCCCCGGCAGCAGCCCGCCCGCACCGCGCCCGCCACCTGGCTCACCGCCCTCCAGCTCACCCTCCTGCAACTGTGGCAACGCCGCGACGACGACGGCCGCCTCACCCACAGCGCCTACGACCGCATCGGCACGATCACCGGCGCCCTCGCCACCTGGTGCCAGCACGCCGTCGATCAACTCCCCGTCCTACAGCAGCCCACCGCCCGGCAGGTCCTTACCGCCCTGGTCCACCCCCCGGACACCAGCCTGCAACTCCCCGCCAGCCGCCGCTCCCTGCCACGGGAAACCCTCCACGAACTCCTCGCACCAACATCCCCGCCTGCCACTGTGGACACCGTCCTGACCGCCCTGACCCAGCACCGCATCGTCACCCTCCGCCGTTCTCCCACGCCCGTGGTGGAAGAAACCGGCCCGGCCAGGAAACGCCCGCCTCCCCCCGTAACGGGTCGTGCCACCAGTCCAGAGATCGAACTCGTTCACGACTCACTGATCCGGGACTGGCCCGCCTTGGGCAGGTGGATCGCCGAGGACCAGGAGTTCTACTCCTGGCTGCACCGCACCGAGGCCCAGCACACCCGCTGGACCGCCCGCAAACGCGCCGGCGATCTCCTGCACGGCACCGACCTCGCCGCCGGCCTCGCCTGGATCCGTCAGCGCGGACTTCCCCGCCCCATCGCCCAGTTCGTCCGCACCAGCCACCGTCGCACCAGACTCCGCACCCAGATCCTGACCGGGCTTCTCGTCCTGGCCCTCATCGCCGCCGGCCTCGCGGCCTGGCAGCGGCAGACGGCTGTCACCGCACAACAGCAGTCACTGTCCCGCCAGTTGGCTGCCCAATCCGCAGCCCTCATCGAATTCGACGCTGACCTCGCAGCACTCCTCGCTGTCCAGGCATACCGCACTGGCGTCACCAAGGAAGCCCTCGCGAGGCTCTACCAAGCGTCCGAACTCCGGCTTCGCCACCGCTTTACAGGCCACACCAGTGTGGTGTCCGCAGTGGCGTTCAGCCCCGATGGCCGTACGTTTGCCACAGCAAGCTGGGACGGGACAGCACGGTTGTGGGACACCGCCACCGGCCGCTTGCGGGCCACCCTCACCGGCCACGCGCTCCCTGTGTACGCGGTTGCGTTCAGCCTCGACAGCCGCACCCTTGCCACCGCGAGCAGAGATAACACGGCGCGGTTGTGGGACGTGACCACCGGCCGTACTCGGGCCACGCTGACCGGTCACACCAATGCGGTGTCCACGGTTGCGTTCAGCCCCGACGGTCGCACCCTTGCCACCGCAAGTAGCGACAACACAGTACGGTTGTGGGACGCCGCGACCGGCGACATCCGGGCTAGGCTGACCGGTCACACCGCTGCGGTGTCCACGGTTGCGTTCAGCTCGGACGGTCGCACCCTTGCCACGGCAAGCTGGGACGGGAGGGCGCGGTTGTGGGACATCGCGACGGGCCATGCGCGGGCTGTCCTCACCGGTCACGCCGATGCGGTGTCCGCGGTGGTGTTCAGCCCCGACGGTCGCACGCTCGTCACGGCAAGTAGGGACAGGACGGCGCGGTTGTGGGACGTGACCACCGGCCGTACTCGGGCCACGCTTACTGGTCACACCGACGAGGTGTCCGCGGTGGTGTTCAGCCCCGACGGTCGCACGCTCGTCACGGCAAGTAGGGACAGGACGGCGCGGTTGTGGGACGTGACCACCGGCCGTACTCGGGCCACGCTTACTGGTCACACCGACGAGGTGTCCGCGGTGGTGTTCAGCCCCGACGGTCGCACGCTCGTCACGGCAAGCTGGGATAGGACGGCGCGGTTGTGGGATGCTGCGACCGGCCGTACTCGGGCCACGCTGACTGGTCACGCCGATGCGGTGTCCG
This window of the Streptomyces sp. NBC_00237 genome carries:
- a CDS encoding CU044_2847 family protein gives rise to the protein MTLDDGTSILFEAPDTAEGPVKAGRTGDVIREIPLKVQESLRPVAELARAALDQLRQAGPDEVTIEFGVDMAAEAGAVIAKTATGCHLNVTVTWHRVDAAGTS
- a CDS encoding trypsin-like peptidase domain-containing protein, translated to MAVVQICSATGGVEGVGFLAAPGVVVTCAHVAESAGVGPGGLVRVVFDHLPGAPGSMAEVVAEAWRPRDAEDVAFLRVQDPPAYIAPLALGPAAGNRGHRVRSFGHTSGGREGGHFGYGVAGDLVPDNRQEGPALQLTEANDLTQGFSGGPVVDETTGLVIGMVNSVTRTDAVGRLDGVVFATPTQVLRAFWPDLEISDVCPFRGLEPFAMEHAAWFHGRTAAQDAVINALTGRRDALMLLGPSGSGKTSLVQAGVLPALARGAVPGSDRWLPLYLPRPGPDLLAALGQHGLPGASTYGIATAALEVLAKQPHYGRVLLVIDQFEELFTHPAPSSSQNPYRTPAHVQAAAEQLLQTLASHAPVTLVLVMRNDFYPQLTDQTPALKQALQPLLDIPALLTRTDLHTIVTGPLEHPTASFETGLPARIINDILTTHDTSTTGPRQQPARTAPATWLTALQLTLLQLWQRRDDDGRLTHSAYDRIGTITGALATWCQHAVDQLPVLQQPTARQVLTALVHPPDTSLQLPASRRSLPRETLHELLAPTSPPATVDTVLTALTQHRIVTLRRSPTPVVEETGPARKRPPPPVTGRATSPEIELVHDSLIRDWPALGRWIAEDQEFYSWLHRTEAQHTRWTARKRAGDLLHGTDLAAGLAWIRQRGLPRPIAQFVRTSHRRTRLRTQILTGLLVLALIAAGLAAWQRQTAVTAQQQSLSRQLAAQSAALIEFDADLAALLAVQAYRTGVTKEALARLYQASELRLRHRFTGHTSVVSAVAFSPDGRTFATASWDGTARLWDTATGRLRATLTGHALPVYAVAFSLDSRTLATASRDNTARLWDVTTGRTRATLTGHTNAVSTVAFSPDGRTLATASSDNTVRLWDAATGDIRARLTGHTAAVSTVAFSSDGRTLATASWDGRARLWDIATGHARAVLTGHADAVSAVVFSPDGRTLVTASRDRTARLWDVTTGRTRATLTGHTDEVSAVVFSPDGRTLVTASRDRTARLWDVTTGRTRATLTGHTDEVSAVVFSPDGRTLVTASWDRTARLWDAATGRTRATLTGHADAVSAVVFSPDGRTVATGGDDGTARLWDTATTRTRATLTGHTAAVFTVVFSPDGRTVATGGDDGTARLWDTATGHLRATLTGHTSSLTAVVFSPDGRMLATASNDNTTRLWDTATGHIQGTLSFGHTDSEDSVFAVVFSPDGRTLATASSDNTVRLWDAATGGIRSTLTGHADAVSAVVFSPDGRMLATASNDNTARLWDTATGRTRATLTGHTDVVSAVVFSPDGRTLATASFDRTARLWDTATGHLRAILTGHTRTVFAVVFSPDGRTLATASSDGAARLWDTATSLLRATLTGHTGPLTAVVFSPDGRTLATASSDNTARLWDTHLPSPSEAIDRICQAVDRDLTSDERATYLSGQESHVCST